The Lolium rigidum isolate FL_2022 chromosome 2, APGP_CSIRO_Lrig_0.1, whole genome shotgun sequence genomic interval GTGCCCTTGCCACACCAGGTTGATCTCGCACCTCACTCGTCACCGAGTCGGCCAGACCAAGCGGTCTAATCAGCTGGCAAAGTAACTATTTGAATTGCATTGCTTGACCGTGACCGTAAAAATGAACTTATCTAAAATGCATTGCTTGACCGTGACCATGTTGACTGCATGGACAATAATGTGATAAATAGTCAAGGAGCGAAGGAACTACACTAGTTAAGAAGCCTGCTTCTTTTTATTGCTCAAAAGTGGGTGACGAACATGTGTCCTAGCATAAACCGCCTGAAATATATTCAGCTTACAATACGCAAAAAAAGTGCTCATCAGATCTCATAAAGAACTTCATAGATTGGAGATCAGGTTCAAATAGGACAGAAATGGATCTTCTATGAGGCCTCGTCTAAATTTATCCAAGATTCTAAGTATAGCTCAAGCAATTTCCACAGGAAAGTTACCGAATTTCAACAACGTGCTTCCTGTAACACAGTTCACAAGAACACTTCCATATCAAGCGAAATTGCACATTTTTTAAAACCATACACCCCGAAGATcctttagagcatgtctaacagaccccgtattttttcgccccttaaaacgcgagtagagggccctgtattcgatTTCGATCGATTTCGatcggccgaaaactcgtccgagctagcagaccccgtatccctaaACTGTAAAAAGGCATATTCCTAAAATATGCCAAAtcaattttttttctcttttcttcctcctctccttcttcctcctccaaccaccCCTGCCCCAAGCCCGCTGCCGCGCGCCGCCCGCACCGCCGCTCCTGCGCGCTGCCCcgccccgccgcggccgccgccctccgccaccgcccccgccccgccgcggcccgccgccctccgccaccgccccgccccgccccgccgtggccgccgccccCCGCCGCACCCCGCCTCCCGCGCCGGACCGCGCGCTGCCTCGACGCGCCGGCGTGCTCGCCCTGCCTCGCGCGCGCGCGCCCTGCCTCAACGCGCCGGCGTGCTCGCCCTGCCCCGCGCGTGCTCGCCCTGCCTCGCGCGCCCGCGCGCTCGCCTCGTCCCGCAGCCGCCCGGCCGGCCGGCAGGCTGCACGAGCGCCTCCCAGGCCAAGCGCGCACACCAGCCAACGGACGATGCCCATAGTCCCGGCGAAGTATCTCGATTTGGCGCGATTGGGTCTCGATTTGGCGCAATTGGATGCGTGCAGAGGCGGAAGCAGTTGCAATTTTCTGAAAGTTCAGCGCGCCACGAGTggggggttggccctgtattcagcctcccgccctgtacttgtaaggggcgaggagccgccccgtagccaaaactgtaaaaattttacggggttgggcgttttaaggggtctgttagacggccgggtagagctctaccccgtatatcgACGGTTATTTTACGGGTTTGGgcgttttaaggggtctgttagacctgctcttagagTATAAAAGCAAGACCATGAAGTTATTGAGCAGATTAGGCATGATATGTCAATAATAGGTAGCATATCTCCCAGTACAACAACAATGTTTTTCTTGCATATTAGGGCTAGACAAGGTGACCTTGCTTACAGGTTACAACTTACAAGCGTCTCTATGCTTTAAATACACAACATATGATTGTTATCTGATACATGCTACAACATCCAGCTAGCTTCACAGCATCATCTTGGTTATTCTTTTATCTATCCTCAGCGGCACCAGATGCATGGCCTAAATAATAGACCCCGAGAAAAAAGTGAGTTCATCCCTGCAGATATATACATTTAGTTACAATACAACAAAGATGCAAGAAAAATGAGGCCACCTACAATAGTACAGTACAGTTTAAGAGCAAAAGGCGCATAAGCTAATCATACCTGCTTCAGGAGAGATCCAGGGCAACCAATACTCCAGTTCTGTACACAAGAATCAGCAGAATCAGTACATCTGAATGGTGAATACAAAGCATATAAAGGCAATCAAATATTAACCAACTTATGGTGGTTTATGCCAAATGATAAAAATATTTCGTGGATTGGATTTCACTTGCCTGCCTACGGTTTCCGGATAGGTGTTTTGTATAAATGTTTCACCGTATTATTAAGTATTCTCCTTGAGTTTTTTTTCTCTATCTAGAAGGGGAATAGAATACCCCGGTTGAAGTGTAATAAGCCAACTTATGGCGGGTTATGATACATTCTACTTGTATACGCAATCTGTATCATTGAATGTTGTATATAGGATGTTCCACAATTCCAAAGGACATTTACTCTCctattttccaaaaatatttaCTAGATGCAGCCTGCTTTTAACATGAGACATGTGTGCTAAATGAAAACGGGTAAGGCCTAAGAAAGCGGGTCCTAACACGCCATTCCAGAAGACTCATGCTTCAAGTTGGAGTCAACTGGCCGGATTTTAAGCCAAACTTGTGCGATTTAGGCCCAGTTCTTTTGAAGCTTCTAGACAGCTTAGAGGTGAAAATAAGCCTAAGCCAAAAAGAACTCGTTTTTAAGCTGTTTTTCGGGACAGCCGTTTCCACCCATTCGTTCACGATCAGGGGAAGCTGCCATACCCCAGCTTCCCGCAGCTTCCCGAGCTGGGAGCGAATCGGTATTTAACTTTGTCCCTGATTCCCGCCTTATTTACGCCATACTGCCACTGCGTGCATCCACGAACCGTTTTCTGGCGAGCTACAAAAGTTTCcttttctttctctctcctctatcGCATCTCATGTCCCGAGATAAGGTTCCtcagccctccgccgccgcctctgaCCACTCCGGCTGCTGCCTTCCGAGCACCACGCGCCGCTGCCAGCCGCCAAAACATTTGTCACACCGCCCCAGTTCCATTCCATGGCACAAGGATAGCCGCCGACCACCCCATCCCGTTGGCCCAGATCAAGCCGACCTCGATCTACTGCGGCCGTCCACCGGTGCTCCCACCTACGGCTGGGCGCTGGCCTGCTGCTCTCGCCGCCGGCCTCTCAAGCCTCACCTGCTGCAGACCTGCAGTTACGCCTCCGGGTTGCTGCCTGTTGGTTGCCTTGTGGTACTCGTGTTCAGCGGCGGCGGAAAGAGGGCTGCATGCTCCATCGATCTGAGTTAGCATGCTTGTGTATGCATCCAGAAAAACATTACTAGCCTACTGATGGGATGTGCTTCAGTTGCTCTAATTTCTGATTATACTTTCAGTATTTGGCTCGTTGGTTTTTGATCTCCACCAGTTTGTCTGACGCAATAGTTGATTCTGAACTTTGGTTTTTGCGGTTAATTGCTGCAAACCCGAAGAATGATGTATGGAAATTATTTATGCTCATATATATACTGAAAAACAGTGCAAAATAACCCAAAAACATTTAATCGGAACCCAAAATTATTTTTGGGGCATTATAGACTTTTCATATGACAACTCAGGCAATAAGGTGTGACAGACAACTGTTTCTCTGGACAGCTCAAGCTATGGCTTATGCACAAGCCGGAGCCAAAAAGAACTGGACCTTACAAAACCAATGGGTCATTGTTACTGAATAAAGATAAGTGCCTTAGGCCACAAAGCCTCAGATGGGACGATAAGAGATAGAGCTTGGGGGCTTTATCCTTGAGATGTTTTACAGTTCCAAAGGACAATTATCTTCCTATATCTTCCCAAAATGTTTACTAGATGTAGCCAGATTTTAAATGAGCCAGCTGTATTAAAATGGACATGGCCCAAGATAGAATGAGTCCTAACTCGTAATTCCAAAAGAGTCATGCTTAAAGTTGCAAACCAAACTTGGTGGGGTTTACAAAACCAACAGGACATGCTTATTGAATAGACATATGAATGAAAACGGACACATGTGTCCCTGGCAAGAACCCTAAACCACATAAGCTCTATCTTGTCCCATTTGAGGCTTCGGTTTTTTTAATATTTGTTTTAGCTCTTTTAAGATGCTCCCTCTCACCACCTAGGAAGTAAGAGCAACAAACAGTCTCAACCTTTGATTCTTTGCACATATATGGTTAAATATTTTTCCTTACATTTGTGACCTGCTGCTATCGGTTGCGGGCCGGCCCTGAGCAGGTGCAACCGGTGTGGCCACACAGTTGCTTAGGGCCCCCAATCACGTACCCACGTGCAGGCCAAATAGAAAAACTGAACCGATCAATTAGCGCTAGCAGTTTAGGACCAAATCAATTAGCGCTAGCAGTTTAGGCCTTAGGAGCAACGTATGCACGCATTTTGCTAAAAGAAAAGACCGACCAACGCATCTGCTTATCGCCTCCAGAAGTCCAAATTCCAGTCCAGGTCACCTCCCCCATCGCATTAATTTCTTCTCTCGCCTTCTTGTACTCTTTCCCCATTCCCGCAATCACCATCGACGATGGGGCCACTCTACAGGTGAGATATGACGCCATTTTGAGGAAATTAATGGAGGGGGTCTTGTCAATGAATCATTCCCCTCCTATATATTGACTATACACCTTTAGGTTAGTTTGTTATTGTCCATCTAGTACGATTTGATTCATTCTCCGTCTCCATTCCCCATTGGCTTCCCTCCCCTTGTCGGCACCCTTCCGATATcagcgccgccgccccctctTTCCCGCTCCGAGGGCGACAACAACACACCTGATGTGTTCGACACACTGCCCACAAGGTAAATATCATTTCTTATATTTTGTGTTCAGCTAGTTGATTACGTTgttatgcaattgtgtttgtttatgaaGTGATTATAACAATATAATGAAGTCAAATGAATCGATACgccttagccaaaatatcaactatttgtgtatagGGGGTCCATTTTTTTGTTTTGCACCGGGCCCTTGACATGTCATGGCCGGTCCTAATCGGTTGCTATCTTTTCTATGCCAAGGCAATGCAAACTCCACACAAGAAAAAAATGCCTTGCTATGGCAGGGAAAGAATGAAGCAACCCAGCGCATAATCAGCCTATATGTCAATAATTAAACAGCCATATATACCATAACAACTTGGTGTTTTTTTGTTTTCACTTAGTTTACATTCATATTTAAAATATGTAACATGTGCCTTCGAAAAAAAGTATATGAAACATGTAATTTACAGGAAGAAAGTCTACTGCatattaattaattttcagttggaaAGTCAAAGCTTTATCATTAATTCTATCAATGAGACGTAAGATTATTTACCAACCATAAAAAAATGAATATACACGTTCAAAGTTTATTACATATTTAGATGCAGTATTCTTGAGATTGAACTTCAATGCATTTTATTTTGGAATGTCACAGCTTCAAAAACCATTTAACCGTTAAGCTAACATACTACTGATATTGCACCACATGTTACATCAACATATATAATCACGTCAAAATTCTATTTAAAAAAATTTGTGTTGCATTGTTGCACACATAGTACGCATATACAACGATTTCTTGCCACATTATTATTTGGTAATTTCCAAATATAGAAGCCTATATGCCTATTTAATGTCCTGGGTGACCTATTACCTTATGGGAGGTACTAGGTACCATGTTCAATCTAGACCCTTGGATAAAAAGGAATGAACAATCCTAAGAAATCCAGAGCAAgttaaaattttcttttctttaggTTAGGTTATTTTAAGACTGGTGCTGTGAATTAGGTGGGCGATTCTGAGGGGCCTTCCCAATGATTTTTCCACATATACTACCTACGGAGACTCCcaaatagtaacagttttattttCCACACACGACATATGGAACTAGGCTGGCACATAGTGTATTATAGTTTATCGTGGGTTTACATTTGTTTAGTTTTCTGTTTAATATTCTTCAAAGTTAGTGTAATACCTACAAAATGATCAAGTGAACATGCATGTCTTTCCAAgtatgaatttaacttttttcCTAACATTAAGGTGTCAACGTGGGATCCCACCAGAATTTCACTTTTAGTGTACTTTGTCTTTTCTAGTTCAAATTTTAGTGTCAAAATTTGCACTAGAAAAAGCAAAATGCACTACAAGTAGGATTTAGATGGGATCCCACTTGGCACCCTACCTAACATGTCAAGTCAGCTTCAGAATTGTTACACGGGACATAAAGTAACCATGACTATTTCACTACTCTAACAAGTTACGCACAATAGCAGAAAAAAATAACATAAATGAAAAATTAGATAGAAAAATACTACACACATAATAAAAATAAGATTACCACTTTACAAGATGGAAATAAAATATATACAAACACTTAGTATGAACACAAACATACCACTTCACAAACTCGGGTTTGACAATGATGGTGGGAAGCCAAAGTACGGTTGAGCAGGTCTGACGAGGTTATGGGAATTTTGTGCTCCTCCATGGACCATCTTAAGTTCAGAAGTCTTGATATCCAGCGAAAATAAATCTTCGATATTCAGCGAAAATAAATCTTCGATATCCACTTGTGAACCCTGCGACTGAGATTCTCGAATGCCTCGAAGGAACAAGAATCCCCCAGTCGCGCCAGCAATAAAATACCAATATGGACGTGGCAATTCTATAACATTTTTTAGATCACAATTGCCAGAATAGTGACTGTCATTTTGCTGAATGGTATGATAAATAGAATATGAGTCATTTAGACTATTCCGAATGAGAGTAAACATCTCAAGGGCTCCTTCGGTAGCCAGAACAAGGGATGATGACCATCTGCTCTGGTCCAAGAGATTTATAAGCTGCATATGGCAGCTGGTGAGGATATTGACAGTCGAAAACTCCATGCTGCAAGTGTCCAATAGAAGCAGCTTGTCCCCCACAGGTGCCCTCCAGTACAAGCAGCCACGGATATATTTAAAGAGTAACATGGATTTCTCAGATGATTCAACTGTGCCAAATGAACTCCAGCTAGGAGAAGCTGCCATACACCATTTCccagtggcggaagagaagacaaGCATGAAGAACTTGCTTCGGTAGCTCGCCCAGCAGAGCACCCTGAACGACGTCTCATCCTCATCGTCGCCAGCGGGGGCGAGGATAGGTTCGTACCCGAGAAGATGCTCTTGCAGCATAGTCATATCCATATCCAGAGGTAAGGGCGGGAGTAGCACGTATCTCCGTGACAAGGGATCGCAGACCGCGAGTGCTCTTCTCAAGATGGCCGGCTTTGTCCGGTGAAACCAGCGACGGCACAAGAGGAGGACGCGGCCGTCGCGCACGTCGCAGGGAGACCAGGCTGAGTCCACAAACTCGTCAGGCTTTGGGACATAGGAGTATGAGAAATCAGCGGCGTGGGCGAGGGCACGGGCAAGCGGCGCGGAGGGATGGGGTTCCTGGACGGGGTCGAAGCCACCATCTTCGGCGGCGaaccccaggagcggcggcgggtgAAGCTTACGGTAGCGGCGGAGGAAGGAGCGCGCGGTGATGATGCGGCGGAAGGAGACGCAGGCGGTGGAGGCGCGGGCGAGCGCCGCCGGAGTGGGCACGCGGATAAAGATCTCCTCCAGGATCTCTTCAACGAGGTAAGGCgccggcgcggccatggcggcggccgccgccggggCGGAGGAGGTAGGGATCACCGgatcggtggctagggtttgtcaGTGCTGGGCAGCAGCCGGGGTAGATGTGAGCGGGTGTTTTGAGTTTTTGACGCATATAGGAAATTCTTTGGGTCAGAGGAATAGTACCACTAATATTTGTAAATCTGCAGAAATTTCTTTCTTCGACATGTCTGCACccacttttttttaaaaaaaaattccttAAAATTCTATGAAGCATCCAAAAGAAATGTACTTCTGGACTCCTGGAGTATGTAGAATTATAGATGTATCTGTTTTTGTCTTCCCGTGGGATTCATGACATCTCAATTCTGCATTTCTGTGATTCCTTTAATTTTAAAACACTTTTTTCTGAAAATATTTACTGTAAAtggtttttaaattttcaaatctgATACAGACTCAAAATCAGtatctcatctgtgcatctccAGAAACCTTAGAAGGAAACATCGAAAGAAAACACCATGTGTCTGAATAGTTAATCATGCATTTGAGATGCATTATTGACTGGATTTTTTTTGCAAGAAGCTAGCTCGGATTTTTTATTACTTCAATTTTGGATGATAAACACGTGCCTTAGAACACACGATTTAAGAACCGCAGACATACAAAGAAACTAGAACTGAAACAGCATAGCTCGGTCAAAAACACGCAGCCCTCCTTGCACGATGGCTGTGAATTCACCAGCCCCAGCTGGGTTCCAAGCATAAGAAAGCAGCTCTCGGACACAAGCCCATATGAACTTGGCTAGTTGCACTGAAAGAAAATGTGGTTGGCATCCTCATGTTCTCCACACAGAGAACATAAGCCATTAGAAGGTCCGTGCCTGATCCATACTTGCTCACTAGGCTTTCTGGACCATTTGCCATacgaaaatctttatttttaga includes:
- the LOC124689260 gene encoding uncharacterized protein LOC124689260, translating into MAAPAPYLVEEILEEIFIRVPTPAALARASTACVSFRRIITARSFLRRYRKLHPPPLLGFAAEDGGFDPVQEPHPSAPLARALAHAADFSYSYVPKPDEFVDSAWSPCDVRDGRVLLLCRRWFHRTKPAILRRALAVCDPLSRRYVLLPPLPLDMDMTMLQEHLLGYEPILAPAGDDEDETSFRVLCWASYRSKFFMLVFSSATGKWCMAASPSWSSFGTVESSEKSMLLFKYIRGCLYWRAPVGDKLLLLDTCSMEFSTVNILTSCHMQLINLLDQSRWSSSLVLATEGALEMFTLIRNSLNDSYSIYHTIQQNDSHYSGNCDLKNVIELPRPYWYFIAGATGGFLFLRGIRESQSQGSQVDIEDLFSLNIEDLFSLDIKTSELKMVHGGAQNSHNLVRPAQPYFGFPPSLSNPSL